The window AGGATGGGGTCCGTTGCGAATGAACCCTGGCTCTTGTATCGTTCAATTACCGTTGCCATTATGTCGAGGTCTGTGTCTTCAAAGTAAGGCTGAATCGCTTTTGCAATTTCTTTTGAATCAGTATCCTGAACCCATTGCTGTGCTTTGTAGATTGCTTTAGTGAAGCTTTCAATGGTTTTAGCGTTTTCTTTCATATAGCTTTCTTTTGCCATAAAAGTGGTATAAGGAATATGTCCGGACTCGGTTCCAAATGAAGCAATAACATGGCCTTTTCCTTCTTTTTCAAATATGCTGGCAGTTGGTTCAAAGAGCTGAACAAAGTCGCCTGTCCCGGATGCAAAGGCTGTCGCGATGTTCGCGAAGTCGATATTCTGGATTAGAGTTAAATCTTTGTGCGGGTCAATTCCGTGTTTTTTTAAAACAAACTCGCCAGCCATCTGAGGCATGCCGCCTTTGCGTTGGCCAAGGAAGGTAGTGCCTTTCAGCATATCCCAGGAAAAGTTATCGATTTTTTCGCGGGCTACGAGAAAAGTCCCGTCCGTTTGTGTTAGCTGGGCAAAGTTGATGACTGGGTCACTTGAGCCCTGTGCCTGCACATAAATGGATGTTTCTGATCCGACAAGGGCGATATCAGCACCATTGGAGAGAAGGGCAGTCATAGTTTTGTCGCCTCCAGGTGTTGTCGTTACCTGCACATCCAGCCCCTCGTCTTTAAAAAAGCCTTTTGCAAGGGCAACATATTGAGGAGTGTAGAATAGTGAATGGGTTACTTCTGCGACACGCACCTTTTCAAGCTTTTTCTCTGCGGGTTTAATCTGGCAAGCTGCAAGGGGCAATGCAAGAAGCAAAGCAATCAAGAGCAGGCAACTTCTCTTGAACCGTTTGAACATAGTGGTTTACCTCCCGAATTAAATGAATTGGGCTAAGGGCCTGTGATATCGTATGAAACAGAAATGATTGTGTGAATGCCCATAAGGGGAAAATAAGGAGGAAATTGAATGGAAAAAGCAGTCGATGGAAAAATCATCACAATGGAAACATTCCCGTCTCCAAATCCTGATATTGGTTTATGGCTTATTACATATATGTCAGGCGGTTTAAAGGTAAAAGGCCTCCTCGCAAAGCCCCTTGAAGGAGAAACATTTGATGCATTTTTGTATTTGAGGGGGGGAATAAAAAATGTAGGAAAAGTACGGCCCGCAAGAATTGCTCAGTTTGCTTCTGAAGGCTTTGTAGTTTTTGCGCCTTTTTATAGGGGCAACCAGGGAGGAGAAGGCGATGAAGACTTCGCAGGTGAAGACCGGCTTGACGCTTTCTCCGCTTTCCAATTACTAAAAGGAATACCGGGAGTCTCTCATGTCCATATTTTTGGTTTCTCAAGAGGGGGAGTTATGGCATTATTAACAGCCCTCGAGTTTCCTGAGTCTGCATCTGTCGTTACATGGGGCGGTGTAAGCGATATGAGCCTCACGTATGTGGAGCGTGAAGATTTAAGAAGGATGATGAAGAGGGTCATCGGAGGAACCCCGGTGAAATATCCAGAACGGTATGAAAGCAGGACACCGTTATACGAGCTGGAACGGCTTGTCCCACAGGTATTGATTATTCATGGTGTTCATGATGATAATGTATCAATCGACCATGCCTACAGGTTGGAAAAACGGCTCAAAGAACTTGGAAAGGACCCGGAAACGTGGTACTTCGATGACTTTACTCACTACTTTCCCCCGGCCGTAAATAGAAAAGTCGTCAAAGACCTCTGTGCGTGGATGAAAAGGCAGGCAAAGTAGTGGTACTATAGAATCAAAGGATTAAGTGTAAAGGAGGAACAGTTATGGGGATGCCTCTTGAACTCAACACCATGATTGTGACAAAAGGCAAGGAACAAAGAATTGAGGAAAACTTGTTTATCCTAGAGAAGGCAGGATACCGTCTTTATCCTATTGATATCCCAATCGACATCAGAAGGACAATTGATGCCGATTCAAGTGGGACAGCGAAAATTATGAAGGTTGAATGGGAAGGCGCGTTAACGCGGATTACCTATGAACTCACCTCTCTTTACTCACCGAATTAACAGACATGCGGAAGTGCCAAAAAAAGAGGCTTCTCACAGGGAAGCCTCTTTTTTGTCCAGAAATTATTGTAGTGGACCGCCAAATTGTTCAATTGCAGGGTCAACGCCTTGGAACTTTTTAAAGTTTTCACGGAACTGGCCTGCCAATTCTGTAGCTTTGCGCTTATAGTCTGCAGCATCCTGCCATGTTTTTTCCGGCTGGAGGACCGCATCGGGAACTCCCGGTACATGAAGCGGTACATAAAGGCCGAAAATCTCATCCCGGACAGTATCAATATTGTTAAGTTCGCCTCCGAGTGCAGCCTGAATCATGGCACGAGTATAGCTTAGCTTCATCCTGCTGCCAACTCCGTACTCTCCGCCGGTCCATCCAGTATTAACGAGAAAGACCTTTGAGTTATGCTCAAGGATTTTTTCTCCAAGCATTTCTGCGTAGCGGTTTGCTGGAAGCGGAAGGAAAGGAGCGCCAAAGCATGTTGAGAAGGTGGCTTGGGGCGATGAAATGCCCCGTTCTGTTCCGGCCAGCTTAGACGTATATCCGCTTAGAAAATGGTACATGGCCTGTTCCTTTGTTAGTTTTGAAATTGGAGGGAGTACCCCAAATGCATCCGCTGTAAGGAATACAATTGTATTTGGATGGCCAGCAACGCTTGGTGTAACGATATTACGAATTGCTTCTAGCGGATAGGCTGCTCTCGTGTTTTCTGTTAACGTGCCATCATCATAATTAGTTTCACGGGTGTACAGGTCGACCGCAACATTTTCAAGTACTGCCCCAAAACAGATGGCCTCAAAAATTTGAGGTTCTTTTTCTCTTGAAAGGTTGATGGTCTTGGCATAGCAGCCGCCTTCAATATTAAATACCCCATTGGATGACCAGCCATGCTCATCATCTCCAATCAGCCGGCGGTTAGCATCGGCTGAAAGCGTTGTCTTTCCAGTTCCCGATAATCCGAAAAATAAGGCGACATCTCCTTCCCTGCCGACGTTCGCGGAGCAATGCATCGGCATGATTCCGGATTCAGGGAGGAGGTAATTCATAACTGAGAAAATAGATTTTTTCATTTCTCCTGCATATTCAGTTCCACCAATAAGGACGGTTCTTTTTTCAAAAGAAATAATGATGAATGTTTCCGAGTTTGTTCCATCAAGAACAGGGTCCGCCTTAAAGCCCGGAGCTGAAATGACTGTGAATTCCGGTTTATATGAAGAAAAATCGGAATGGCCCGGACGGATGAACAATTGGCGGGCGAATAAATTATGCCAGGCAAATTCATTGATAACTTGTATAGGCAGCTGGTATTTTTTATCGGCACCGGCATAACCGTTAAAAACAAAAAGTTCATTTTTTTGTTTTAAATACTCAATTACTTTATTATATAAGGTAGTAAAGTTTTTTTCGGAAATAGGGCGGTTAATCTTGCCCCAGTCAATCTTGCCTCTGACGGAAGGCTCGTCGACTATAAATTTATCTTCTGGAGAGCGTCCAGTGTATTTACCGGTCGAAACGGATACGGCACCTGTTGAAGTAAGGATGCCTTCCCCGCGGCTTAGAACTTTTTCGACGAGTTGGGGTACAGAAAGTTGGGTAAGTATGTTTTCCCCGTTTAAGAGATTGCACAGGTTCTCAGGAATTTGTACTCCGTTCATGTTAATTTAATTTCCCCTTTTTGATATTTTAGTGAATCCTCATCCCGAAAACAGTATAACACATTAGCATAAATGGGGTATATTATTAAACGTTTGATTAATTTAAAAAAATGGAGGCGGTTACGGCTTGCTTGCGCTCTATGATGGAAACTGTGCTTTATGCAAAGCTTCGAAGGAAAAGTCAAATAAACTTGACTGGTTAGGGCGGATTCAGTGGATTTCGTTGCAGGAGTATGAAAAAAAAGGCCTGCAGCCTTCTTTTCGCGCGATAGACTTGAGGCGGGAGCTCCATCTTATAGAAGGTGTGAAGGTTTATAAAGGCTTTTTTGCCGCCAGAAAAATGCTCCTCCAATTTCCGTTAACCATATTGCCAGCCCTCCTGCTCTATATTCCCTTCGCATCACTCATTGGTATTCCAATCTATAACTGGATTGCAAGGAACCGCTACAAATGGATGGGAACAACCTGTGAGGATGGAAGTTGCTCACTTTAATCAAGTTTTATTCACCATGTTTGCCATTTTGCCAAAAACTAATTAAAAATTTGGTTAAATCCATTGACATGCCTTTTGAGTATGATAATATTTACCCTTGAACGGATACTCTCTTATCCTGAGCCGGTGGAGGGACAGGCCCTACGAAGCCCGGCAACCTGCTGAATAGCGACAATTTTCAGAAAAGGTGCCAACCTGACGCAAGGCGATTGCCTTGAACGATAAGAGTGAAAGGCGCTAATCATTCAATTGAACCTTTCCTCTAACCAGGGAAGGTTTTTTATTTTGCTCCACCTCAATTTAGGCAGTGGTATACATATTTAGACATAAAAACCCTATGTTTACTTCATACTACTTAGGGAAATGAGTACCGTGACCGAGGTTTTTGGCTGGCCGGATCGTGACCTAAGCTGACCTCATTAAATTAATAAACTAGCCGCTAAATCTGGAGGCTTAGTTGCTCCAATAGGAGAGTGAAATTTGTTTTAATTTTTACTGTCCTATCAGTTAAAAAATATAGGAGGAATCCAGATGCCATCAAAACGTCGTTTATTTACTTCTGAATCAGTCACAGAAGGTCATCCAGATAAAATCTGCGACCAAATTTCTGATTCGATTTTAGACGCAATCCTGGAAAAGGACGCAAATGCCCGTGTTGCAGCTGAAACGTCTGTTACAACCGGTCTAGTCCTCGTAGCAGGGGAAATTACTACTTCAACGTATGTTGATATTCCAAAAATTGTACGCGAAACAATTAGGGAAATTGGTTATACACGCGCCAAATATGGCTTTGACGCTGATACCTGTGCAGTATTAACTGCAATTGACGAGCAATCTGCCGATATCGCACAAGGTGTTGACCAAGCATTAGAAGCCCGTGAAGGACAAATGAGTGATGAGGAAATTGAAGCGATTGGTGCGGGTGACCAAGGCCTTATGTTCGGCTTTGCCTGCAACGAGACCGAAGAGCTAATGCCGCTTCCTATTTCACTTGCACATAAACTGTCACGCAGGCTGGCTGAAGTCCGTAAAAACGAAACACTTGCATACTTGCGCCCCGATGGGAAAACTCAGGTAACGGTTGAATACGATGAAAAAGATAAGCCAGTTCGTATTGATACCATTGTTATCTCCACCCAGCACAGCCAAAAGGCAACATTAGAGCAAATCCAAAAAGATTTAAAAGAACATGTCATTAACCCTGTTGTTCCTTCTGATTTAATTGATGAAAACACTAAGTATTTCATCAATCCAACTGGCCGTTTTGTTATCGGTGGACCTCAAGGGGATGCCGGTCTCACAGGCCGTAAAATCATTGTTGATACGTACGGCGGTTATGCCCGCCACGGCGGGGGAGCATTCTCCGGTAAAGATCCAACAAAAGTTGACCGTTCCGCTGCCTATGCTGCCCGGTATGTTGCTAAAAATATTGTAGCGGCAGGCCTTGCAGAAAAAGTTGAAGTCCAGCTTGCCTATGCTATCGGTGTAGCGCGCCCAGTATCAATTTCTATTGATACTTTCGGAACTGGTACAGTAAATGAAGACATCCTGATTGAACTAGTTGAATCAAACTTCGACCTGCGTCCTGCTGGTATTATCAATATGCTTGATTTGCGCAAGCCAATTTACAGGCAGACAGCTGCCTACGGGCACTTTGGCCGCAATGATGTTGACCTCCCTTGGGAGCGTACCGATAAGGCAGCGATTTTAAAGGAACAAGCATCTAAATAGGTTTAAATATCGGGGGTTACATGATGATGATGTAACTCCCGTTTTTCTTTTTCGTCAAATTGTCTGATGGTGTTTAAAGCAATTTTTCTGGGTAGTAGTATCCTAGCAGCGAGTAGCTTTAAGAAGCAGCCGTGGCTAATTTTTCCTGCAGCTATCTATGCCATTTTTTACTGAAAAATGATAGTATAATATGGCATGCCGAAAATAAATGGCATAGCAAATCAACCATGCGTAAATAAAATGCAATGATCGGAGTAGGTGAACTACATAATGTGCGGTTTTATAGGTTGTGTCCATGAACAGCCACAAAGTTATTCAGGTGAAGACAAACAGCTATTTAAAAACATGAATGATATCATCACACACAGGGGTCCTGATGATGATGGTTACTATTTTGATGAACATATCCAGTTTGGGTTTAGACGCCTAAGCATTATTGATATTGAATGCGGAGCTCAGCCGCTTACTTACGAAAATGAGCGATATTGGATTATTTTTAATGGAGAAGTTTACAACTATGTTGAGCTTCGTGATGAGCTGTTAAAAGAGGGATTAAATTTTGCTACACATTCTGATACAGAAGTCATCATTGCTTTATACAGCCATCTGAAGGAAAAAGCTGTTGAAAGACTTCGTGGCATGTTTGCATTTGTAATTTGGGATAAGCAAGAAAAGGTATTGTTCGGAGCACGTGACCACTTTGGTATTAAGCCATTCTTTTATCATGAAGAAGGTGGAAGGACCTACTTTGCTTCTGAAAAGAAAAGTATTTTGCTTGCACTGGATAAAAAGGAAATGAACTACGATTCGCTTCAGCATTATCTGACCTATCAGTTCGTCCCTGAACCAGAGACGATGACAGAAGGTATCCATAAGCTTGAACCAGGCCACTATTTTATTAAAAAAGCAGGCAAGCCAATGGAAATCAAACGTTACTGGAAGGCTCATTTTTCACCGGTCGCAAAGCCGGAGGAAGAATTTACAAAGGAAATCCGTGATATCCTCTTCGATTCAGTCAAAATCCATATGCGTTCCGATGTTCCTGTAGGCTCATTCCTTTCAGGCGGGATTGACTCATCTATCATCGCTGCGATTGCCAAGGAGTTCCACCCTGCAATTAAGACGTTCTCGGTAGGATTTGAACGAAACGGCTTTAGTGAAATTGATGTCGCGAAGGAAACAGCGGAAAAGCTCGGTGTAGAGAATATCTCGTATGTGATTACGCCTGAAGAATATATCAATGAGATTCCTAAAATTATGTGGCATATGGATGACCCGCTGGCTGATCCGGCTTGCGTGCCGCTCTATTTTGTTGCCCGTGAAGCAAGGAAGCATGTTACTGTTGTCCTGTCAGGGGAAGGTGCGGACGAATTGTTCGGCGGCTACAATATTTACCGTGAACCAGGCGATTTGCAGGTTTTCAACAAAATCCCGCGTGTCGGCAAAGTCCTTTTAAAAGGGATAGCAGGTATCATGCCTGAAGGAACAAAAGGTAAGAGCTTTATCGAGCGGGGAGTAACTCCAATGGAGGAACGCTACATTGGAAATGCCAAAATGTTCACCGAGGACGAAAAGCGCGAACTTTTAAATGTATACAAAAATGGCCTTGATTTTACTGACATTACAAAACGGCTTTATGCGGAGAGTACCGGATACAACCCTGTTGACCGTATGCAGTATATTGATATTCACACCTGGATGCGCGGGGATATTCTTTTAAAAGCAGACAGAGTGACAATGGCACATTCCCTGGAGCTTCGTGTACCGTTTCTTGATAAAGAAGTATTCCGGGTTGCATCGCAAATTCCATCAGACTTAAAAACAGCTAATGGAACGACGAAATACATTTTGCGGAAAGCAGCCGAAAGCTTTGTGCCAGCGCACGTTCTAGACAGGAAGAAGCTTGGTTTCCCTGTACCGATCCGCCACTGGCTCAAGGATGAAATGAATACTTGGGCGAAGGATATCATCCGCGAAAGCAATACAGATCATTTATTCAATAAACAGTATGTATTGAAGCTGCTCGATGACCATTGCCAGGGCAAAGCAGACAACAGCCGGAAAATCTGGACTGTTCTTATGTTTATGGTTTGGCATCAAGTCTTTGTTGAAGAGAAGTATTCGTTTGGTCAAGCAGGCCAGTTCCAAACCGCGAAAAATTAAAAACATAAAAGGAGGCGACCCGGCCGGGCCAGCCTCCTTCTCTATAATGACTATTCCTGGTTTCCTTGAGAAACGGCTTTGTAATACTGGGCCTTTTCTGCGTATTCCTTTGTAATTCTTTGCATCTCCCTGATATCATCCTCATTCAGTTCCCTAATCACCTTTGCCGGCCGGCCGAGGGCCAGTGTGCCGGGAGGGATTTTTTTGCCAGGCGGCACAAGGCTTCCAGCACCTATAAATGCACCTTCGCCTATTTCAGCTTTATCCATGACAATTGAGCCCATTCCAACAAGGGAATTCTGGCGAAGAATACAGCTGTGTAAAATGCATTGATGCCCCACAGTCACCTCATCTTCAATGATAAGCGGGTTATTCGGGCTCTGATGAAGGACAGAGTTGTCCTGTATACTGACTTTTTTACCAATGATAGTTGGAGCGATGTCACCACGGATTACGGTGTTGTACCATACACTTGATTCCGGGCCGATTTCAACATCACCACTTATGGTCACAAAATCTGCGATGAATGCCGTATTATGTATTTGTGGATACTTCCCTTTATATGGGTAAATCATTTTGACACTCCTTTAATACAAGCTATACAAGATGAACCAATGAATCTTATCTTAATCGGAGCAGAAGGCGCGAAGGACTCGTTCGAAAATGCAAAAAACGCATTTCTCCTGTGGTGCTTTTCAGGGACGATTATTCAACGTCCTGTGGGAGCAGCGGGACAGGTGAGACCCCACAGGCGAAAAGCGCCGAGGAGGCTCACCGCCCGCCCCACGGAAAGCGAAGCGCCTGGAGCGGAAATTAAAAAGCTTAAACTAATTAGTTCTTCTTTTATACTATTATTGTAACGAAGCAGCAGGCAGATGCAAAGCATATTGGGTATTCCAAGCACTTAAGTGTGATATAGTACTTTAATGAACAGTTCGGTCTTTAGGAGGAATTTTGTATGTGGAAATGGGAAGCAGACGGTGAAGCAAAGGCAGTAATTGTCATGGTTCATGGGGCAATGGAGCACCACCGCCGCTATGGCTGGCTGATTGAAATGTGGAGAACATCCGGTTTTCATGTAATTATGGGTGATCTTCCCGGACAGGGAATGACAACACGGTCAAGCCGCGGCCATATCGAT is drawn from Bacillus sp. FJAT-18017 and contains these coding sequences:
- a CDS encoding thiol-disulfide oxidoreductase DCC family protein gives rise to the protein MLALYDGNCALCKASKEKSNKLDWLGRIQWISLQEYEKKGLQPSFRAIDLRRELHLIEGVKVYKGFFAARKMLLQFPLTILPALLLYIPFASLIGIPIYNWIARNRYKWMGTTCEDGSCSL
- a CDS encoding alpha/beta hydrolase family protein; its protein translation is MEKAVDGKIITMETFPSPNPDIGLWLITYMSGGLKVKGLLAKPLEGETFDAFLYLRGGIKNVGKVRPARIAQFASEGFVVFAPFYRGNQGGEGDEDFAGEDRLDAFSAFQLLKGIPGVSHVHIFGFSRGGVMALLTALEFPESASVVTWGGVSDMSLTYVEREDLRRMMKRVIGGTPVKYPERYESRTPLYELERLVPQVLIIHGVHDDNVSIDHAYRLEKRLKELGKDPETWYFDDFTHYFPPAVNRKVVKDLCAWMKRQAK
- a CDS encoding DUF2584 domain-containing protein; amino-acid sequence: MGMPLELNTMIVTKGKEQRIEENLFILEKAGYRLYPIDIPIDIRRTIDADSSGTAKIMKVEWEGALTRITYELTSLYSPN
- the pckA gene encoding phosphoenolpyruvate carboxykinase (ATP) produces the protein MNGVQIPENLCNLLNGENILTQLSVPQLVEKVLSRGEGILTSTGAVSVSTGKYTGRSPEDKFIVDEPSVRGKIDWGKINRPISEKNFTTLYNKVIEYLKQKNELFVFNGYAGADKKYQLPIQVINEFAWHNLFARQLFIRPGHSDFSSYKPEFTVISAPGFKADPVLDGTNSETFIIISFEKRTVLIGGTEYAGEMKKSIFSVMNYLLPESGIMPMHCSANVGREGDVALFFGLSGTGKTTLSADANRRLIGDDEHGWSSNGVFNIEGGCYAKTINLSREKEPQIFEAICFGAVLENVAVDLYTRETNYDDGTLTENTRAAYPLEAIRNIVTPSVAGHPNTIVFLTADAFGVLPPISKLTKEQAMYHFLSGYTSKLAGTERGISSPQATFSTCFGAPFLPLPANRYAEMLGEKILEHNSKVFLVNTGWTGGEYGVGSRMKLSYTRAMIQAALGGELNNIDTVRDEIFGLYVPLHVPGVPDAVLQPEKTWQDAADYKRKATELAGQFRENFKKFQGVDPAIEQFGGPLQ
- a CDS encoding ABC transporter substrate-binding protein translates to MFKRFKRSCLLLIALLLALPLAACQIKPAEKKLEKVRVAEVTHSLFYTPQYVALAKGFFKDEGLDVQVTTTPGGDKTMTALLSNGADIALVGSETSIYVQAQGSSDPVINFAQLTQTDGTFLVAREKIDNFSWDMLKGTTFLGQRKGGMPQMAGEFVLKKHGIDPHKDLTLIQNIDFANIATAFASGTGDFVQLFEPTASIFEKEGKGHVIASFGTESGHIPYTTFMAKESYMKENAKTIESFTKAIYKAQQWVQDTDSKEIAKAIQPYFEDTDLDIMATVIERYKSQGSFATDPILDQEEWDNLQNIMDEAGELPKRIEHETLVNTEIAEKVK
- the metK gene encoding methionine adenosyltransferase is translated as MPSKRRLFTSESVTEGHPDKICDQISDSILDAILEKDANARVAAETSVTTGLVLVAGEITTSTYVDIPKIVRETIREIGYTRAKYGFDADTCAVLTAIDEQSADIAQGVDQALEAREGQMSDEEIEAIGAGDQGLMFGFACNETEELMPLPISLAHKLSRRLAEVRKNETLAYLRPDGKTQVTVEYDEKDKPVRIDTIVISTQHSQKATLEQIQKDLKEHVINPVVPSDLIDENTKYFINPTGRFVIGGPQGDAGLTGRKIIVDTYGGYARHGGGAFSGKDPTKVDRSAAYAARYVAKNIVAAGLAEKVEVQLAYAIGVARPVSISIDTFGTGTVNEDILIELVESNFDLRPAGIINMLDLRKPIYRQTAAYGHFGRNDVDLPWERTDKAAILKEQASK
- a CDS encoding gamma carbonic anhydrase, whose product is MIYPYKGKYPQIHNTAFIADFVTISGDVEIGPESSVWYNTVIRGDIAPTIIGKKVSIQDNSVLHQSPNNPLIIEDEVTVGHQCILHSCILRQNSLVGMGSIVMDKAEIGEGAFIGAGSLVPPGKKIPPGTLALGRPAKVIRELNEDDIREMQRITKEYAEKAQYYKAVSQGNQE
- the asnB gene encoding asparagine synthase (glutamine-hydrolyzing), which codes for MCGFIGCVHEQPQSYSGEDKQLFKNMNDIITHRGPDDDGYYFDEHIQFGFRRLSIIDIECGAQPLTYENERYWIIFNGEVYNYVELRDELLKEGLNFATHSDTEVIIALYSHLKEKAVERLRGMFAFVIWDKQEKVLFGARDHFGIKPFFYHEEGGRTYFASEKKSILLALDKKEMNYDSLQHYLTYQFVPEPETMTEGIHKLEPGHYFIKKAGKPMEIKRYWKAHFSPVAKPEEEFTKEIRDILFDSVKIHMRSDVPVGSFLSGGIDSSIIAAIAKEFHPAIKTFSVGFERNGFSEIDVAKETAEKLGVENISYVITPEEYINEIPKIMWHMDDPLADPACVPLYFVAREARKHVTVVLSGEGADELFGGYNIYREPGDLQVFNKIPRVGKVLLKGIAGIMPEGTKGKSFIERGVTPMEERYIGNAKMFTEDEKRELLNVYKNGLDFTDITKRLYAESTGYNPVDRMQYIDIHTWMRGDILLKADRVTMAHSLELRVPFLDKEVFRVASQIPSDLKTANGTTKYILRKAAESFVPAHVLDRKKLGFPVPIRHWLKDEMNTWAKDIIRESNTDHLFNKQYVLKLLDDHCQGKADNSRKIWTVLMFMVWHQVFVEEKYSFGQAGQFQTAKN